Proteins encoded together in one bacterium window:
- a CDS encoding tyrosine-type recombinase/integrase → MSDFVTFLDVEKNVSENTLRAYESDLQQLATFWETINKKETNVIHNFDKIMQRYALALFYKKISKTSLARKLSSMRSFISYLKTQGVPVTFTFKSPRLDKKLPTTLSVDEIFYLLDSVDIKELPTKYPYRDKAIFELIYATGVRCSELINIKLLDINHSEQTIRIMGKGRRERMVLFGNKAQQAVKQYTDEERPGMLHNHKHDYLFVNCKGTPITSRSVQRIFEMFRKFLKIDRKLTPHKIRHSFATHLLNEGVNLRVIQELLGHKTIATTEIYTHVSNQKLAQLCDEKHPLNDLDHLVLED, encoded by the coding sequence ATGAGTGACTTTGTCACGTTTCTTGATGTAGAAAAAAATGTATCAGAAAACACGCTCCGCGCCTATGAATCTGACTTGCAACAGCTTGCCACCTTTTGGGAAACAATTAATAAAAAAGAAACGAACGTCATTCATAATTTTGACAAAATTATGCAACGCTACGCACTGGCACTTTTTTATAAAAAAATTAGCAAAACATCGCTTGCCCGTAAACTTTCAAGCATGCGTTCATTTATTTCGTATCTCAAAACACAAGGCGTGCCCGTTACTTTTACCTTCAAATCGCCCCGGCTGGACAAAAAACTACCCACCACCCTTTCAGTTGATGAGATTTTTTATTTACTCGATTCTGTTGATATTAAAGAACTGCCTACTAAATATCCCTACCGCGATAAAGCAATTTTTGAATTGATTTATGCTACCGGCGTGCGCTGTTCAGAATTAATTAACATTAAGCTGCTCGATATCAACCACAGCGAACAAACGATTAGAATTATGGGTAAGGGGCGGCGCGAGCGCATGGTTTTGTTTGGTAACAAGGCCCAGCAAGCAGTTAAGCAGTATACCGACGAAGAGAGGCCCGGCATGCTGCACAACCACAAACACGATTATTTGTTTGTTAACTGCAAAGGAACCCCCATCACCTCACGCTCGGTTCAGCGTATTTTTGAAATGTTTAGAAAATTTCTCAAGATCGATCGCAAACTTACTCCGCACAAAATACGCCATTCATTTGCTACCCATTTACTTAATGAAGGAGTCAATTTACGCGTCATTCAAGAATTGCTTGGTCACAAAACCATTGCAACCACAGAAATTTATACCCATGTGAGTAATCAAAAATTAGCGCAACTTTGTGATGAAAAACACCCCCTTAATGATCTTGATCACTTAGTACTCGAAGACTAA